TAGAGGAAGTGGCCGATGCTCTACGCTTCAGTTGTCGAATATTAAAACAATTTTTACAGGAAAATGTTCACTTTTCAGCTCTTCCATGTTTGATTATGCTTGTGGCAACTGCACCTCTGCAATATCGAGAGAAACCGATTCGTTGTTAGATCACTTGAAGATTGATAAAAGTGATCACGTAGAAAAGGCTACCTGTCTAGTGGCTGTTATTGCCTCGGTGATAGCTGAGAAGATGAATGGTTCCTCTGAGACGGGTGGTTTAAATAGATGCTTGCCTGCTTTAGTCATACCAGGTGAAATGAGCATCATGTTTCAGGACTCTTGAATCTTAACTgataaatatttgttttttgattttgataatcgAGCATATGTGCATTAAGCGAAAGAACTAGAATTTTAAATTCATGGCCGGTTTCTGTTTTCTTGAATGAGTATCCCTTAGGCCTTAGTTGCCGATCTGACATTTCCTCATTTGTTTATGTGCAGAACAAGTGAATTACATCAGACTCAACTGTAAGTCAAACTTCGTTTCATAGTCACCTCACTTGCTGTAGTAAAAGATATGCACACTTGAGTTCAAAAAACTAATCTCACCCTTCCTTAAAATGTCATCAGATAATCTGGCAGAAGCTCTCTTAGCAATAATATTAGCGATGGGTGGGCTATTGACCATTATCACACTAATAAAATACGTTATACAAAATCGGAAAAAAGAGGAAAAACATCTCAAAGACAATGGCCTCACTGCCTCTTGCACAGCCCTCTACAGATTCTCAAAAACGGAAATTGATAATGCGATTAACTTTCTCCCCGAAAAGAAGTACCTAGGAAGAGGCAGTGCAGGGGAAGTTTACAAGGGCAGGATCCCGAGCGGACAACCAGTGGCAATCAAGCAGTTATATCAAACAAACACCGCAGATACTTTCTTTAGAGAAATCGAAGGCCTTTCGAGAGTCAGGCATGCAAACCTAGTCTGTCTCTTTGGTTGCTGCTTTGAAGATGGGAAACAGTATCTAGTCTATGAATATTGCTCTAATGGAAATCTTGCTGAACATCTCTTGAGTATGCATTCTTGATAATTCTTAGAATATTTCATACGAAGTTCTGTGGAAAATACAGATGTCTGATCATTTCAATATGATTAGCAGGGAAAGATAGTGTACTAACATGGGAACTAAGAGTCAAAATCTTGAGAGATTGTGCATTTGCTCTTAAACATCTGCATCACCATGTAGATGGTTGCATCGTTCACAGAGACATCAAGGTAATACACAAAatatgtagatatctgagtacGAGATGCCAAGTGTATCAAGAAAATGTATCTGAATTGTTCTCTTCTCCAATGGGCTTGGTTTTTCTTTACCTAATTCTacaaaatattttgcacttctccttGCCATCTGCAGCTAACAAACATTCTCCTGACTCAAAAAATGGAAGCAAAGCTTTCTGATTTTGGATTGGCAAGAATAATTGGAATGGAAGAAAGTAAAGTATTTACGGACGTTCGGGGAACCATTGGTTATATGGATCCTGAATACATGAGTAATGCCAAGCTGACCTGTGCTAGTGATATATATAGTTTTGGTATAGTCATGCTCCAACTTTTATCCGGGCAACGAGTCATAGAGCTAGACCTGAATGCAAGAGATCAACTGATTAGAAAGGTAGTTTTATAAACACTCAGCTAGTTGCACATCCGTGAACCTGCACACACAAGCCTTGATTTCTTGGTGATTCATCAAACGCCCCAGTGGAAAATGCAGGGCCTTGAGTCTCTCCCTTCTTCTGGCAAAAATTTAATTATGCATCCGTTGTTTCCCATAATGTTCTCCATCTGTCCTATTAGCACATTCCACAATCCTATTTGGGACACACACAAGAGAAAATTTTGCTTATATATAGTTCATGCATCTTTCACAATATGTGTTTACTAATAAGCTTAGAAACGCAATGATCCTCGAAACTTTTTCCAGGCAAAGGATGTGAACATGATGAGACGACCGTTGACAGATTTTCAGGATCCACACATGAATGTAGATGTTAACACCATAGATTTCGAATCCATACTGCAGATAGCAGTGCTCTGTGTAGCCAGTTCAGGCTCTGGCCGTCCCACGATCAGTGTGGTTTGTGACGAGTTGGACAAAGCTTACAAAAACACCATAGCTGAAAAGGTAGGTGCAATCCTAGTACACTGCATTTTCCGGTCTATATGCGTGTATACCCGCATGCATGTACGCACCTGCATTTCATAATAACTAAATTGTTAACATGTCTGATTCACTTGCAGGAAGCAAGAGAGGACAGGAAGTTATTAGAAGCCACAGCCTCAAAATCTCCCGAAGTGATGCAAGTGTAGTTGATTGCAAATATAGGAATCTATtgattttctttaaaagatgGATCTTACAAATATGACTTTCCTGCAGAAAGTCCTGTAAATTTTGGAGTCTAAAGGATCTGATTATAAGGACGTAATGTTACTAGAAATTTCACaaggatatttatatctcaaaaaatattttgaaatctatatatatctgtaaggcccgagaatttgattaccgtaatcggaaatgatttggggtGTATTTACCGTAACCTGAGATTattctgggatgatttcttgattaatcaaGGTAATTATAGACGAAAAGTATTAGACCGGAAAAGGTGAGAAAAGACGCGAAATATATGTGTAAGGAGGTgtgctcgcgcacatgcgcgacgtaatgcgcgagccatgcgcgGAGTggacagaagaccccgcgcatatgcgcggcgtgaggacgcgcatatgcgcgaggtgtccagtagccaaggaaatgctcggcgcatatgcgcgacgtgaacgggcgcatatgcgcgagcagggcagtgagttcggcgcacatgcgcaacggaaggcgcgcatatgcgcgagagatgccGAGACACACGCGCTGAGAaattgtgtctcgcgcatatgcgccgaaagatgtcgcgcatatgcgcgagacgtgttactCGAGGGAGCAGgccacttgccttgctgcatgcgtggtatatatatatatatatatatatatatatatatatatatatatatatataaacatgcataTTTCTTCAGAAGAGAGAAAGAGGAAATCGAAGGAATCTTTAAGAAAATTCTCCGTGGCATTTTAATCGCGATTTTGcgaaatccgtccgttagatttctAATCTGAGgacagtaccgtgttcctagcgacgacagctacaactggacgtatgttttactacgttttgatatgttttgaaattatgatgttgtcagaattgaatgggattcatatatgatgttcttgacatgttagacatcatagaatcgaagtcagaatAAGAAACGaactgattatgtaattgttatgatttttggaattgattaactgagattcgatatcagtttggtg
The sequence above is a segment of the Primulina tabacum isolate GXHZ01 chromosome 6, ASM2559414v2, whole genome shotgun sequence genome. Coding sequences within it:
- the LOC142548869 gene encoding wall-associated receptor kinase-like 21 gives rise to the protein MKERFLRFNLLYVMLTYLFYVQCFSLPSTGNPVCGLNFSAFPYQPIGGCTLVEEQLKDWNGLFPKSTCCQNVLLVFLHALALQALESPTGDIFIAKDHWNDCSGPFTLQPNLSAHNCGYDHFYRGSGRCSTLQLSNIKTIFTGKCSLFSSSMFDYACGNCTSAISRETDSLLDHLKIDKSDHVEKATCLVAVIASVIAEKMNGSSETGGLNRCLPALVIPEQVNYIRLNYNLAEALLAIILAMGGLLTIITLIKYVIQNRKKEEKHLKDNGLTASCTALYRFSKTEIDNAINFLPEKKYLGRGSAGEVYKGRIPSGQPVAIKQLYQTNTADTFFREIEGLSRVRHANLVCLFGCCFEDGKQYLVYEYCSNGNLAEHLLRKDSVLTWELRVKILRDCAFALKHLHHHVDGCIVHRDIKLTNILLTQKMEAKLSDFGLARIIGMEESKVFTDVRGTIGYMDPEYMSNAKLTCASDIYSFGIVMLQLLSGQRVIELDLNARDQLIRKAKDVNMMRRPLTDFQDPHMNVDVNTIDFESILQIAVLCVASSGSGRPTISVVCDELDKAYKNTIAEKEAREDRKLLEATASKSPEVMQV